The genomic stretch tatcttttcagaggGTGAAAGacgagatgaggagagaggagacagaagggaCAAAGGGAAATTGCAGTAGTGGAGACATGGTGAAAAAAGAAGGCACAGGTGATtcaaaatttaaagaaaaagactgAGGGGTAAAAAGAGACTAAGGCTGAATCAAAGCAGTTCACAAGTCAGCCGAGGTAAAGAATACTGTTAGTTCTGATCAATGAATTACTgcacttaattgtttttaaacgCAATCTGTAATCCAAAGGTAAACAAAGGGGCAGCCACACTAGAGCTGGATGATATGACGTTTACATTATATTGggatatttttaggctgtaaTTTGCAagacacaatatatatcttgatattttgaaatcaccTCTAAAGggcttcataaatgctaggactgggtgCAAAAATCATACATCACAATATGTTGGACTTTCACAAAATCATCAGTAATAtggatataatgactgagtgggtaaaggcaagtattagaacaataTTACCATATTATCATTCTGgtaatgacatcactttactgtaatgcagcctttaaaaccaggaaaaggcCACACTTATgtcataataatataatatcaatatatcgcCCAGCCCAACTGTATTTAAATGACTCTGTATATGTGTTGTTTACATCTGTCACATTTGTAAACAGAGCTGTAATGCTGTCAGATAATCTAGAAAGAAAATATCATCTTTAATCTCTAATGATTTGTGTATGTGAAATGCAAAAGTCTGAAAACAAAATTCATTTGACATTAGTCAGTTTTGTTGTTCTTACGTTCCAAACATGGATCTATAATAGAAAGTAATACAGATTGTGTGTGATTTGAGATTgttttttctgggttttttccAAACTAGctttttccaacttttttctctGGTTGCACTGGTGTGCCTTAAATTGTCACTGAGGTacaccagcacataatttaggtgcacccaataatactttttaacttaatttcttaacacattatgtaaataatTGTTAACAGGCGTAAGGTGCAgattctgtaaatgtttttcttcttttgaatCACAGCACACATAACAAGAAATAACAGTAACAATAATCTCAAATGTTTATAAGGATTGGGCATATTTGGACTGAGGACAGGTGGGACGGTTACCTCTGCTGATATAAACAGACATGCAATGCAAAATCCTGTTACACAAGAACCAAATAATCTATAGAAAATATGATCATCTGTTCAAAGGCAACTTGTCATCAGACATGCTGAATAAAAAGCGCACTGGTGCCACCAATGAAACTGCTTAATTGCACACTGGAGCTAATGAATAGATTATTAATGAATAGAattaaaactgaattaaaaataattttattagAGCAATGGTCCTATAAGGCTGACTGTTCACATTGGAGAATTCCCCTTCTTTTATTACAAGAAAATGTCAGCTGACAATTGTTCAGTGAGTATGTCATCCCTtggaaaagcagaaataaagGTTTTGTATGTGTTATCCAGATACACATGTGTCTATTTTTGCTCTATTTAGCTCCTAACAGAGGATATGCACATTTCCAGACTGCAAGACATTGAGGCAGGAACATGGTCTACCATATATTCCTTCAGAGTTTATATCTACAGTGGTCAAGTTTAGCCAGTATGAAAATTTACCTCTTACTATTTCCTTCGAAGCTCATGCTATGTTTTAGTCAGTTTAATAAACCACTTTCTAGGGTGTGCtgaactgtttcttcttctctagATTCTCTAGATTTCTCAATGTTTTCCACACATCAGTCAGTCATGTATAGGTAGCAGTAGGTGGATTCAAATTTCTTCAAACCCAGAGCCAGTTGCTGCTACAACCTCAGCTCACCTGAAATGAAGAGGTCCATCCAGGCCTGCTGGTGATCCACAACCAGTTCGTCCACATCGGCCCTcagcagctccaccagctcctttTTGGCTCCATCTCGGAGGATGCTGAAGGTCTCATCCAGCTTGGAGGACTCAATGGGCTCTGAGGTCCACACCACTGACAGGATGTTGTCTGAATACTCAGATTTAGCAGGGACCTGGATCCTGCTGCTCAGCTTCTTGGtgaccaccaccaccagcaccatcCGGTTATTCTCGACTGGTACTCTGCCAGAGGAGAGCACgatctctctgtcctccagttTCTCCACACTGGTGGAGAACTTGCTACCAAAGGAGGGATTGTCAGAGGAAACATCCATGGATGCGGCCCTGTCAGACGGGTTGTTGATATGGACTCTCTGGAGATAGACGTTAGGTCTGCTTCTGTGTGCTATGAACTCCTCTCTGACGGTGACACAGTCCCGAGGTGACTGCAGGCCGGCTGGTGAGGCACAGCGGACCGACAGAACGGCTCCTTTCCGGAACCACAGCATGGTAGCCTGAGTCTCGGCCCGCTTCCCCTCCAGATGGACGCCGACCCTCGGTGAATATTCAGTCTGGTGGACCGGAGCCGAGCCGGGTTGTAAAGACGACGCTACCCACAGTTTATTAGAGTCAATGTCAATCAGAATATGGCCGTTACCTGATACAAAGGGTGTATCTAGTTGTTCCTGAGGTGTGCTGTATATCCCCTCTCCCCGCTCCACCAGAGAGTTCCACCTGTGGATTTCAGCCAGTAGGCACTGTCCTGCCGCCCCTCCGGGCATGGCCGGGCCGCCGAAGAACCTCAGTCTGCGCTCTGCTCCCAGGTACCAGTAAAAGATGAGGAAGAGCAGCAGTCCTATGAGGAGTCTTCTCGCCCAGCTGCTTGACAACAAGCCCGGTAGCCCCTTTAGTCTTTGCTGTAGCCACATTGTGCGTTTAAATAATGGAAGCCCAGCTATGAGTCGGCGTCTGAAGACTGCACCCAGGGTGCTAATGTTGAATGTACAAGAATCTCACATGGAATTTGCTCGCACTCAAAACATGTTCCCCAGGTCGAAAGCTGACAAACTGGCTTCGCTAGCTTCCGACTAAGATAGCTTAGCTAGATAGCTAGCGTTGTGAACGAAAGCTGTCTAAAATATATTGTTGTTTCTCGCATCGTGGTTATCGTCGTGTCCTTCAGCAGGTGTGTATGACAGTCGTAAAGTTGTCGTATCTCAGGCCATTTCGTTTTCTGCTTGTCTTCAGGTGAAAAACATCACCTGTGTTTCCAAACAACTCTGCAGCCAGCGGTTGACACTTCTGGTTTGTCACAACTGTCGTAAAGCAAAACGATAAAGCAGCAACCGGAAATGTCGCAAAATCAGTGACGTATGTAAAATATATGCGGAGATGGAAAGGGGAAAGGGAGAGATGAAAACATAGCAATAATAAACAGatgaataatgtgtgtgtgtgggtatatatatatatatatatatatatatatatatatatatatatatatatatatatatatatatatatatatatatacacacacacacaatatatatagtaatatatatgtaggtgtgggtgtgtgtgtatatatatacacacaatatatatatatacacacaatatatatatagtaatatatatgtgggtgtgggtgtgtgtgtgtatatatatatacacaacatatatatatatatatatatatatatatatatatatatatacacacaatatatatatagtaatatatatgtgggtgtgggtgtgggtgtgtgtgtatatatatatatacacccacacacccacatatATTACTCTATTACCTTAAATTATTACCTAATTATTACCTAataccttcacacacacacacacacacacacacacacacacacacacacattactatATTGCTATATTAGTATATTAAGTAGTGGGAGTACCCGTATTACTGCAAGTAGCAATGTTACAAACTACACAACTATATCACAGAATTCATTAACTGATTTCAAATACAAAGACTTGTTGTTACATCCAGCCCCACTAGCAGGGTAAGTTGTAACATAACCTGGGGTAAACTATAACAGTAAGAgtgaagaattaaaaaaaatgagaccACACCCCAAAATATGGATCTGAAGAAGTTCCCCTTCTCATGAAGCCTGGGAACCAATCAGGACCTGCCATGTCATTATCATCCCATGACTGGTGCTTCATGTTGTACTTAGCTGTAAGTTGATATGCAAAATTCCTGACctagaaaaagataaaaacctgaatacaaacacataaaagaaTGATGCATACACCGGTAACCACTTCCTATTTAGGTCAGCTTGCTTGCCTTACCTGTCAGATGCTTAGAACTTGAGTCCAAAATAGAAGTCTGCTGCCTCAGTCAAATAACCAGTCGAGACATCCTCTTGCTGCACATTGAAGACTTTTGGATCCAGGAatatcagcttcaaaatcatgttgatggtacagtgtttcttgtaacagggtgaatggtgtctctgtctctgtcacttgtttctgcactatgtaacttcagtgagagggtaggatcacagcgttacatacatgtttacttcaagatacaagttttcaacacataacattgttatggtGTGATGAGTATGTGtcgtcctgccagtcgagaagagtCAATCCCCGAGTGCTAcgaaacatggaggagagtaaaggtggaaagctcctaGAGCGTCGCACTCATGGATCGACTCTTCTCGATTGGCAGGACGGCgacgagcggagcaagctactgctagcgtgagttgttcaaaaaccttctttttagtaaactctgtgtacacaaacaatgttctcaatgctcgtgttcatgtgtagagaccctggtgatactacaaGCAAACTTTCATcttgtgtcgagtcttcttagcgttttaaaaatagcgattttgatgctaccataatgttgcccctagcacgcaattgaaaatgattttgacctgAAAACGAAAgtacggtaaatcttaaaattggcttttttgttgtgattatgcttttacacgaaggtttgactcgggttccttcacaaaaaaagcctaggttgcattttggcgagagtttcactttaaatctGACTTATTATTACAGAGCTGGGATttatatttacaacagtggtgttgcactcaacaACCAACCACATAAACTGTGGAGCTCGATGTCACATGGAAGTGTATTCTTTTATGACATACCACTGTGTTTCCCCACCTCACCTTATCTGATGCAGATTTTAGTGCATGCACACCACTGTCAGTTTTCACCCACTGATCTGGTGTGCTGGTAAAAGGAGCATAATAGAGAAAAAGTGTTTAGTTGTCATTATGGTGTTAGTTATCCATCCCCACCCATCAGCCATTGTTTAGCTACCTGTAGCAGCACGGTGGTTTCAAATTAGCACAGATGAATGCCTGGCACGTAACATAAGAGAGGACTGTGTAATGAAATTGGGATCTTACATGAATCCACCTTTAACAGTAGGCTATCCACTCTCATGAAGATATATCAtgtttccaaaaaaaacaaactttcttaccttaaaatcagtgttttgcaCTGCATACTTATTCACACAGCTATGAAATTTGATATGAAGGCCAGGGTGGAAGTGGTCACACATCAAATTATTCAAGTGGCTCTCGGGTCATCCCCTTGGGCCATCCGTTCTTGGTGAAAGTATTGCCGTTACAACCATCCCTGGTCCCCCTACACTTGCAGAACGATTGCAGTCTTCAGAAAGGTTCAAATGTCGTTTTGGAGGAAACATTTTGTGCTGGTGTTGAATTGTATTTCCTTAGACAATATTCCTGATATTTAGTCTGCCTTTAGTAATATGAATGAGGCTCAACATAATATTCTCTTTTCATGTTACAGTGTTGCTCCCAGAAGGTTTCTACTGTGATAAGAATCTGAATTTTGACGTTACAGCTGATGAATTTTCACATTTCCAATGAATTTAATACAAGCAGAGGTTCTGTTGTGTGGGGAGTGCAGGCTACGTGCAAGTGCTCATGTTCACCCAACAGCTGGGTCATCGTTTccaaacagctttttttttcccattttggAAGTGGGCGTTGCGGATTGAATGAAGTTTCAACAGGAGACAAATCAGAGCCTGAAACCTGAGTGACAAAAAGCATTACACGGAACACTTCAATATTTAGTTTTACTACTGCTTTACTACTCTTATTTattctcctgcagctgtgtaAACTACAGTTTGTTGaatgggaagagagagagagactgaggggggagagaggaagagagagggagagagacataggcagacacagagagagagagcgagagagggaggtggGGGCAGCAGGCGGTGCTGGCAGAGTTAATACTGTCCTGCTAAGTTCGCTCCTCGGCTGGGAAAGTTTACAGTTCGTTTTACACCGGGACTCGTGAAAGGACTGCAACTTTATCTGGGCAAAAATGAGACTTTCGTTCTTGCTGTTGCTCTCAGGGGTTTTTGTCTGTGTACTTTTCCCTCTGACAATATGCGAAGAGCAGCAAATCCCTAAAGGTAAGTCAGGAATGTGTCTGTTATGTCTGCTCCCGCCACACCGTGTTATCTACACATTTAGTCTGATAACAGTGCAGTTTAGGGCACCACGCATGGTGGCGTCTGAACTGAGGGGGTCTCCTCAGCTCCTCATGCGGTCCCGACTCCCCGGTGAAGGAAACCCGGCCTCTCGATAAAAATGTCTGGTAGAACATTCCAGCAGAAGTTGGTAGTAAATAACTGTTTCACAGAGGAACCGCTAACTGACCGCAGGGTGCTGGAGCCTGTCTCCACTGTGTACTTTGTGTTAGCTGTAGCAGCAGGCTAAAGTTAAGCCAGCGGTCAGTTACAGTTAGACGAGCTCATCCTGTTGATGTATGTggattgtgttgtgttgtggcGCTGGATGAACGAGTTCATCTACAGTTCGCAAAAAATCTACGCCATTTTGCAACTTATCTCGAGCTTGTGTTCgattaaaaatactttttttaaacaaagtaCAGTGAGTGTTAGACAGCGTGCCCCTCTGTACATGAGAGAAACGGCTGCACGCAGTTAAGGTTAGCGCTAGGTGTTGAGGAGGACCTCCATGTCGCTGACGTGGACGGGCAGCTATAAGCGCGGCCGGTGGGCTGTCTATTAATACAATAACGTTATAACACAGAGCTGTGCGACTGTAGACAGGATGTTCAGTCAAGTCTGTGCTGGAAGTATATTTAACTGAAATTagatttttagtttattttttagtttggaTAGCATATTCTACTAAGCACTCCTAAACAGTCCCTGGTAACTGTAGTCTTATACATTTATCTTGAGTAttgaattattttcttcttcttcttcagatttAATGCATAATGGTAGTTGTCTTTAGTTCAGTCACCCTCAGGGGATATTTAGAAATGACACTTACCAGTGACAAGGTCTTATCTATTGAAATATAGTGAAACTATATAGCTAATGGAGACTTCAGGACTAATTGAATGGGTGAAGTGAAGATGAGTTTTTCATGTGCCATGTCATTCAGCTGTGCTTCCTTCTTAAAAGTCTTTAATCATAAAGGCAGTCTGACCACAGTGTCAGCAGGAACAGGTTGTCAGTGTTTATGGGGTTCGCTCACACTAGCGGTTGGACTCAGTAGACTACCCTTAGACTAAGGAAGATGCTGTCTATAACTTGTGATCTGATCTGGCAGTTTAATCATTGATTGGAAAAATTAAGAAAGAAATACATTGACAAAAAAGATCTAAAACCATATAAAaactagagcccgaccgatatatcagctggccgatattatcggccgatattaggcattttccaaactatcggtatcggcatttataatggccgataaatgaatatttaaaaaataaaataaaaacggacaaaacacccttcaaccatgttatgagtgttggcgttgcatagtttgtccaccagaggacactcAACAACATCCCTGTTGGTAACACTCGTGTTTAGAATGCCACAAACCGacaaccagctgatccagccAGTCGGGCAGAGCGAACCAGTTATCCACGACTGAGCTCATCGTTGAAGTGTGCTCATGGTAAGTTGGCAACTGTCACGAGAAATAAATTGcttgaataacaattaaaagaacatcccAACAGTTCTCTTAACTCAAATAAGCATGACAAAATTTGTGACTACCAtgtccagttttgctgctgttacgTGTAAGCCGAGCGTGAAACGGACTTAGCtagtaattttgatgttcctctgttctgttgtgacaataaaacaaacaagtttatttttaaactgcattatcatattatttcagtgaggactcataaataactacaaataactaatgttacggaaatctgtttatgttttgttacacgtttctggatttatttttttatatatatatatacatcgGCCTATATATTccgatatatcggccgatatatatatatataaaaaaatcgatattaaatattacatattaaatattaaatcaccaaatatttgtatcgtatcggccttaaaaatcctttatcggtcgggctctaataAAAACCAGTGTTCCCTCTAA from Pagrus major chromosome 7, Pma_NU_1.0 encodes the following:
- the kiaa2013 gene encoding uncharacterized protein KIAA2013 homolog, producing the protein MWLQQRLKGLPGLLSSSWARRLLIGLLLFLIFYWYLGAERRLRFFGGPAMPGGAAGQCLLAEIHRWNSLVERGEGIYSTPQEQLDTPFVSGNGHILIDIDSNKLWVASSLQPGSAPVHQTEYSPRVGVHLEGKRAETQATMLWFRKGAVLSVRCASPAGLQSPRDCVTVREEFIAHRSRPNVYLQRVHINNPSDRAASMDVSSDNPSFGSKFSTSVEKLEDREIVLSSGRVPVENNRMVLVVVVTKKLSSRIQVPAKSEYSDNILSVVWTSEPIESSKLDETFSILRDGAKKELVELLRADVDELVVDHQQAWMDLFISGVEMRKITDSHTPSSQTVNTTLYYILSSSTAPLLDRRLSSEERDHLESSLNYADHCFSGHATMHAENLWPERVSSTAQILQLFTLWTLTLQKRGCKVLVAAGAHGAMQGMVLSFGGLQFTENHLQFQADPDVLHNSYALRGIHYNQDLINLAVLLDVEGKPFLHVSVKQQEKPVKLYACEAGCLNEPVELTSEIKGHTFPVMVTQPITPLLYISTDLRHLQDLRHTLHLKAILAHEEHMANRYPGLPFLFWFSVASLITLFHLFLFKLIYNEYCGPGAKPLFRSKVAAKSEERCCDTGNAA